From the Meiothermus sp. Pnk-1 genome, one window contains:
- the tmpR gene encoding bifunctional dihydropteridine reductase/dihydrofolate reductase TmpR, translating into MRRAALITGSAKGIGKAILLALAREGFDVAVHYKTSEPEAEATRQEAEALGVRSIKLQADVTKPEEASRLVNTAASRLGGVHVLVNNVGDYLKKPIEECRPQEWQRMLDSNLNATFYVTQAAVPHMLEAGWGRVVNLGFAGVQYLLARPDITAYAIAKTGVILYSKALAKRLASRGVTVNVVSPGIAENSVSKPVGEVPMGRLATLEELARAVLFFVREGYVTGQVIEVAGGWNL; encoded by the coding sequence ATGCGCCGCGCTGCTCTCATCACAGGTTCCGCCAAGGGGATCGGTAAGGCGATCTTGCTGGCTCTGGCCCGCGAAGGCTTTGACGTGGCGGTACACTACAAAACCAGCGAACCGGAGGCCGAGGCCACCCGCCAAGAAGCGGAAGCTCTGGGGGTGCGCTCCATTAAACTCCAAGCCGACGTGACCAAACCCGAGGAGGCCAGCCGGTTGGTGAACACCGCCGCATCCAGGTTGGGGGGGGTACACGTGCTGGTGAACAACGTGGGCGACTACCTCAAAAAACCCATCGAGGAATGCCGCCCTCAGGAGTGGCAGCGGATGCTCGACAGCAACCTCAACGCCACCTTTTATGTCACCCAGGCCGCTGTTCCCCACATGCTCGAGGCGGGCTGGGGACGGGTGGTGAATCTCGGCTTCGCTGGGGTGCAATACCTGCTGGCCCGGCCCGATATCACCGCCTATGCGATAGCCAAAACCGGGGTGATCCTCTACAGCAAGGCCCTGGCCAAACGCCTGGCGAGCCGCGGGGTGACGGTGAATGTGGTCTCGCCCGGGATCGCGGAGAACTCGGTCTCCAAACCGGTGGGGGAGGTTCCCATGGGCCGCCTAGCTACCCTGGAAGAGCTGGCCCGCGCGGTGCTCTTTTTCGTGCGGGAAGGGTACGTCACCGGTCAGGTTATCGAGGTTGCGGGGGGATGGAACCTGTAA
- a CDS encoding aspartate aminotransferase family protein, with protein MAQTLEYDTEQLIEQDLTHLFHPVTNLYRHRQTGPLVMVEGKGSRVRDVEGKWYLDGFAGLWNVNVGHGRTELAEVAAEQLRRLAFQPTFFGMATPPAIELAAKLSELLPHHSHFQFTSGGAESNETAIKIARYYWALSGQPRKTKIISRRMAYHGIAMGALAATGVPAYHADFGPLPPGFIHVTAPLTYRNNPGLSESDFVAMLARELEETIGREGPETIAAFIAEPVQGAGGLVPPPKGYWQVIPQILKKHQILLIADEVITGFGRTGKMFAQETYGFQADITSFAKGVTSGYVPLGGVGVTPEVYAVVSRPDRMFMHGFTYSGHPVACAVGLANIAILERERLWENAALRGEQLLRGLERLLDHPNVGDVRGKGLMALVEVVEDKSTKKSFDPSQGIGARLQAATRRRGLIVRCNDTGIAIAPPLIVTEAEVDEMLNILADSLGEVFA; from the coding sequence ATGGCGCAGACCCTCGAGTACGATACCGAACAGCTCATCGAGCAAGACCTGACCCACCTTTTCCACCCGGTCACCAACCTTTACCGCCACCGCCAGACCGGCCCCCTGGTGATGGTGGAGGGGAAGGGCAGCCGGGTCAGGGATGTTGAGGGAAAGTGGTACTTGGATGGCTTTGCGGGGCTATGGAACGTGAACGTGGGACACGGACGCACCGAGCTGGCCGAGGTCGCGGCGGAGCAGCTGCGGCGGTTGGCGTTCCAGCCCACTTTCTTCGGGATGGCGACCCCTCCGGCCATCGAACTGGCGGCGAAGCTCTCCGAGCTGCTGCCGCACCACTCGCACTTCCAGTTCACCTCGGGCGGGGCTGAGTCCAACGAAACCGCTATCAAGATCGCCCGTTACTACTGGGCGCTTTCGGGTCAGCCGCGGAAGACCAAGATCATCTCGCGGCGCATGGCCTACCACGGGATCGCCATGGGAGCCCTGGCTGCGACCGGGGTCCCGGCCTACCATGCCGACTTTGGGCCGCTGCCGCCGGGCTTTATCCACGTCACGGCCCCGCTGACCTACCGGAACAATCCTGGGCTCTCGGAGTCCGACTTTGTGGCGATGCTGGCGCGAGAACTCGAGGAGACCATCGGGCGCGAAGGCCCCGAGACCATCGCGGCCTTCATCGCCGAGCCCGTGCAGGGGGCGGGCGGCTTGGTCCCTCCGCCGAAGGGGTATTGGCAGGTCATCCCGCAGATCCTGAAGAAGCACCAGATCCTGCTCATCGCCGACGAGGTGATCACCGGCTTCGGGCGCACCGGGAAGATGTTTGCTCAGGAGACCTACGGCTTTCAGGCCGACATCACCAGCTTCGCCAAAGGCGTCACCTCGGGCTACGTGCCGTTGGGCGGGGTGGGCGTGACCCCGGAGGTGTACGCGGTGGTCTCGAGGCCAGACCGGATGTTCATGCACGGCTTCACCTACTCCGGCCACCCCGTGGCCTGTGCGGTGGGGCTGGCCAATATCGCCATCCTCGAGCGCGAGCGGCTCTGGGAGAACGCCGCCTTACGGGGGGAACAGCTTTTACGCGGCCTCGAGCGCTTGCTCGATCACCCCAACGTCGGCGACGTGCGCGGCAAGGGCTTGATGGCTTTGGTCGAGGTGGTCGAGGATAAATCGACCAAGAAAAGCTTTGACCCTTCCCAGGGCATCGGTGCAAGGCTCCAGGCCGCCACCCGCAGGCGGGGGCTCATCGTACGCTGTAACGACACCGGCATCGCCATAGCCCCCCCTCTGATCGTCACCGAGGCCGAGGTGGACGAGATGCTCAACATCCTCGCGGATTCGCTGGGTGAGGTGTTCGCTTAG
- a CDS encoding helix-turn-helix domain-containing protein, whose translation MTLAERLRELRSERGWRLKDLSEQSGLSVPYLSDLERGRTNPSLETLNTLARTYAMSVQDLLEPTDFAGERTPAALPKGLAELLADPILGKEITPDWQKTLSRIELRGKRPQSKRDWYEIFLHLRRVLEG comes from the coding sequence ATGACGCTAGCAGAACGTCTCAGAGAACTTCGCAGCGAGCGCGGTTGGCGGCTGAAGGACCTATCCGAGCAGAGCGGGCTTTCCGTGCCCTATCTTTCCGACCTCGAGCGGGGCCGTACCAACCCCAGCTTGGAGACCCTCAACACCCTGGCCCGAACCTATGCCATGAGCGTCCAGGACTTGCTCGAGCCCACCGACTTCGCCGGAGAGCGCACCCCTGCGGCCCTCCCCAAGGGCTTGGCCGAACTTCTGGCCGATCCCATCTTGGGCAAAGAGATCACTCCCGACTGGCAAAAGACCCTCTCGCGCATCGAGCTGCGCGGCAAGCGACCCCAGTCTAAGCGCGACTGGTACGAAATTTTCCTGCACCTACGGCGGGTTCTAGAAGGCTAA
- a CDS encoding ImmA/IrrE family metallo-endopeptidase — MLRAKVRELARRYRKANAPLTPERLAKGIGASFEIAPIPTDGMFDFDRSRILIAEGQSPKRQRFTLAHEVMHYLIRQDEDLLSDMHEEYTGEEFEQTLEALCNLGAAEMLLPSENIAAILTKRGLRAKLIPELAETHQVSEEVAAIALTDQVPHALAVIAGGRPARVLFSSQGELFPTRLTKNAEIPQDHALALSLVTGLPFQGEAPLLRQRRRFLLDTYAKGGRVYGIYRTPPN; from the coding sequence ATGTTACGGGCTAAAGTGCGCGAGCTCGCTCGAAGGTACCGCAAGGCGAACGCCCCCCTCACCCCGGAACGGCTCGCCAAAGGCATCGGGGCTAGCTTCGAGATCGCCCCTATTCCCACCGACGGGATGTTCGACTTCGACCGAAGCCGCATCCTCATCGCCGAGGGGCAGTCGCCCAAGCGCCAACGCTTCACCCTGGCCCACGAGGTAATGCATTACCTGATCCGCCAGGATGAGGATCTGCTCTCGGATATGCACGAGGAATACACGGGAGAGGAGTTCGAGCAAACGCTAGAGGCCTTATGTAACCTAGGAGCTGCTGAGATGCTTCTGCCCAGCGAGAACATCGCGGCCATCCTGACCAAGAGGGGGCTCCGGGCCAAGCTCATCCCAGAGCTAGCCGAAACCCACCAGGTCTCGGAAGAGGTCGCGGCCATCGCCCTCACCGATCAGGTTCCGCACGCGCTGGCGGTGATCGCCGGCGGGCGCCCTGCGAGGGTGCTGTTCTCGAGCCAGGGAGAGCTATTTCCCACCCGCCTGACCAAAAACGCGGAAATCCCCCAGGATCACGCCCTGGCCCTGAGCCTCGTCACCGGGCTCCCTTTCCAGGGAGAAGCCCCCCTACTCCGCCAGCGACGCCGTTTCCTTCTTGATACCTATGCCAAAGGAGGGCGGGTTTATGGGATTTATCGCACCCCGCCAAACTGA
- a CDS encoding NUDIX domain-containing protein, which produces MASSKHPLPTVAALITGPSGRVLLVRTTKWRGLWGIPGGKVEWGEPLEAALRREIREEVGLELQGVRLARVQEAILDPQFHKPAHFVLLNYYAQSQSEAVRPNEEIAEWAWIRPEEGLHYPLNTFTRVLLQDYLACGDGAFSVRV; this is translated from the coding sequence ATGGCCTCCTCTAAACACCCCCTCCCCACCGTAGCCGCCCTGATCACCGGCCCCTCCGGGCGAGTACTCCTGGTCCGCACCACCAAGTGGAGGGGGCTATGGGGCATCCCCGGCGGGAAAGTTGAGTGGGGAGAGCCGCTCGAGGCCGCCTTACGACGCGAGATACGCGAGGAGGTGGGGCTCGAGCTTCAAGGGGTCCGGCTGGCGCGGGTGCAAGAGGCCATCCTCGACCCGCAGTTTCATAAACCCGCCCACTTCGTCCTCCTAAACTACTACGCGCAAAGCCAGTCTGAGGCGGTCAGGCCCAACGAGGAGATCGCGGAGTGGGCTTGGATAAGGCCAGAGGAAGGGTTACATTACCCCCTCAACACTTTCACTCGGGTCTTGCTGCAAGACTATCTGGCCTGCGGCGATGGAGCTTTTTCGGTTAGGGTATAG
- a CDS encoding GyrI-like domain-containing protein: MEEPFPISASGFYVVGLEARVPLRESSEAHTSPTLEADPQTARIPDLWKRLEQGDLAAQIPRRLAKGHPFCVRFDYGQSAYSVVLGYQVPSLEDVPHGLRGLYIPSGRYLVFPTASQQLAQTWEAIQRYFAQPGAPQRAFTYEYEEHFCPSAPCDEVRIYIALA; the protein is encoded by the coding sequence ATGGAAGAGCCCTTCCCGATAAGCGCCTCTGGTTTTTACGTGGTGGGCCTCGAGGCTCGTGTTCCGCTGCGCGAAAGCAGCGAGGCCCATACCAGCCCAACCTTGGAGGCCGACCCCCAGACCGCCCGCATACCGGATCTGTGGAAGCGGCTTGAACAGGGAGACCTGGCAGCGCAAATTCCCCGTAGGCTAGCCAAAGGTCACCCCTTTTGTGTGCGCTTCGACTACGGGCAGTCGGCTTATTCAGTGGTGCTGGGCTACCAGGTTCCCAGCCTGGAAGACGTACCGCATGGCCTGCGGGGCCTTTACATCCCGAGCGGAAGGTACTTGGTCTTCCCCACTGCGTCACAACAGCTAGCCCAGACCTGGGAGGCAATCCAGCGATATTTCGCCCAACCGGGCGCTCCTCAGAGGGCTTTTACCTACGAGTACGAAGAGCATTTTTGTCCAAGCGCCCCTTGTGACGAGGTGCGGATCTATATCGCGCTGGCCTGA